The following proteins are co-located in the Apium graveolens cultivar Ventura chromosome 5, ASM990537v1, whole genome shotgun sequence genome:
- the LOC141660407 gene encoding uncharacterized protein LOC141660407, with translation MEKAFTLTQGEANYWWESTCAVEGEDPVSWTRFTEWFLEKYFPDCLQNQLEVEFLELKQGEKSVAEYEAKFTEMARLVPEYVSTEAQKEKRFQQGLKPKICSGVVALQLKTYTSVVQAALIIESDKKLASKERDDKKRKFEGASTSIISNDCVNKMDLILEGLAKPLSIEVSNQDKVSVSQFCPKCQLEILGHSFSADLISFDLGEINVNLGMDWLSQHKANIDCKRKKIMMFTNGNIRVNYQGQKQEKKFLSILKAKKLLRQGCEAYLAYIVDTEKETPNLDEIPIVREFSDVFPDELAGLPSDRKIEFSIDLVPEAEPIS, from the exons atggaaaaagcctttaccctcactcaa GgtgaggcaaattattggtgggagtccactTGTGCTGTGGAAGGAGAAGATCCTGTTTCTTGGACCAGGTTTACAGAGTggtttttggaaaagtattttccggATTGTTTGCAAAATCAGTTGGAGGttgagtttcttgagttgaaACAGGGTGAAAAGagtgtggcagaatatgaggccaagtttacggaaaTGGCCCGATTAGTACCCGAGTATGTGAGTACTGAAGCTCAAAAAGaaaagaggttccagcagggattGAAGCCAAAAATCTgtagtggagttgtagccttgcaactcaagacatatacctCGGTAGTTCAGGCCGCTCTAATAATAGAGAGTGACAAgaagttggcctccaaggaaagGGACGATAAAAAGAGAAAGTTTGAGG gagcatctaCGTCCATTATATCGAAtgattgtgtgaataaaatggaTTTAATATTAGAAGGCTTAGCTAAACCTTTGAGTATAGAAGTGTCTAATCAGGATAAAGTCTCAGTGAGTCAATTTTGTCCTAAGTGTCAATTAGAAATTCTCGGGCATTCTTTTTCGGCTGACCTAATATCCTTCGATCTAGGAGAAATCAATGTAaatttaggaatggattggttgtctcaacataaggcaaatattgactgtAAGAGGAAGAAAATTATGATGTTTACAAATGGCAATATTAGGGTAAATTATCAAGGACAGAAGCAggaaaagaaatttctctcgataCTGAAGGCAAAGAAACtgttaagacaaggatgtgaggcttacctagcctatatAGTGGACACTGAGAAAGAGACACCTAATCTGGACGAGATTCCAATAGTAAGGGAATTTtcggacgtctttccagatgagTTGGCAGGATTACCATCAGATCGTaagattgagttttctattgacCTAGTTCCCGAAGCAGAACCAATTTCATag